The DNA window TAAATATAACGAAAAACCAAAAATAATAATAACTTCCATTTCGGTAACTTTACCTAAAGCAGAATAATAAGTGTAGAGAAGGGGCTCCATCGACATTTCATTGAAATGTTCGAGGAGCCCCTTCGAGCTGTTAGTTAATGCAGACCCTCTGTATAATGAGGCAGCATTTTTCGATTGTCCAGATCGGATCATCCAGAGGGCATGAAACACGGAACATGAATAACAGGAATTCCTCCAGTTAATGTGACTGGCCTACTTAGTGTAGGCAATCTAACAGGAATTTCTCCATGTAAATTGTCGTTTTGAAGTTAAAATGCTGGAGTTTGCTTGAATTAACTGGAGTAATTCCAGTTAATAGTCGACGGATGGGTTTCTCCTAATTATTTAACAGGAGAAATTCCATGTAAATGGGGAAGAGGCTTGCGCTATATTAGCTCAGTACATAACAAAAACAGGGCCACTGATAGGAATCAGTACCCTGTCCTAGTCAAACGATAATATGAAGTGAAATTTACACCCACCCAAACAATCTAACAAGTTGAGCTACGGTAAACGTCACACCAATCGCGATACCGAGTGGAATGACGGCGGAGAGAACGGCCCACTTCATGCTTTTCGTTTCTTTATATATGTTTATGAGCGTTGTGCCACACGGATAGTGGAGCAGGGAGAACAACATCATACTAAGTGCAGTTAACCACGTCCAACCGTGAGCGAGGAAGACGTCTTTGATACTGCCCAGACTGTCGATATCCACCATAGCCCCAGAAGACATATAGCCCATCAATAGAATAGGGAGTACGATTTCATTCGCAGGCAGCCCGAGAATAAAGGCCATAATAATAAATCCGTCCATGCCAAGTAATTGTCCGAATGGATCGAAGAAAGCAGCCATATGGTTCAGGATACTATCTCCACCAACAAAGATATTACCGAGCATCCAGGTGATCACCCCGGCAGGTGCAGCGACAACAACGGCTCGCATCAACACGTTTAATGACTTTTCCTTGGAAGAGACGAGGATCGTCTTCCAGATGTGTGGACGACGGAACGGCGGAAGTTCCAAGGTGTAATGCGTTGGCACGCCACGAAGGGCGGTCTTGGACATGACCCAGGAGACGGTCAGCGTAACCGTAATACCGATTAGCACCATACCCATAAGTACGGAGGCTGTTGACAGCGTACGTAATGCGCCCGTTGTAGCGGCTCCTGCCATGAACAATGATGAGAGTAAGATCAGCGTAGGCCAACGGCCGTTACAAGGTACAAAATTGTTCGTCAGAATCGCTAACATCCGTTCACGCGGCGACTCAATGATACGTGTAGATAGAATGGCAGCGGCATTACAGCCGAAGCCCATCGACATAGTTAGGGCTTGCTTGCCGTGTCCACCGGACTTCTTAAATAAACGGTCCATGTTAAAGGCGACACGAGGGAGATAACCGAAGTTCTCCAGCAAGGCAAACACAGGGAAGAAGATCATCATTGGCGGCAGCATGACACTGACGACCCAAGACGTTCCGCGGTACAGTCCCAGAACTAACAGTCCATGAAGCCAATCGGGAGCATGAACCGCTTGAAATCCAGCAGTTAGATAACCCTCTATCCAGCCGAATAAGGAGGCAAGCCAGCTTGAAGGGTAATTGGCTCCAGCAATGGTGATCCAGAACACAACCCCGAGAATACCAAGCATGATTGGGAAACCCCATATTTTTGAGGTTACAATCGCATCTAGTTTATTGGTGCTATTTAGTTTTTTCTTATCGCGGTACGTTATTGTATCCTTGCAAATACCAGTAGATACGCGGTAAATTCCACTGACAATATCATCACGGATGGAATTTCCGTCCGCGAGCTTTTTTGCTGCTTCCAGCAAAGAATCTAGCGTGTCAGCACCTTTGTTAGTGGCAAGCGGTGACTCCATGACCGACAACCTCCTTTACATTCGATGTAGCTTTGCTATCCATGTTGTCCTTAAGTGAGGAGAGTAGGCTGCTGTCACCATCCATTAAGCGTAATGCAATCCAGCGCGCAGGATATTTGGAGCCAATAAGGCCCTCAACCATGGGGATCAGCTGGGCAATGCCCTGTTCAATTTCATCATTATAGGTGATCTTCATGGGCTCCGAAGTAAAGGCTCCAGTAGCAACTCGCTCTACTTGATCAAGTAACGCTTCAATCCCGATCTTATTTCGCGCTGATATAGCTACGACCGGTACCCCGAGTCGTTTGGAGATCGCCTTGACATCGATATCGATGCCGAATTTACGTGCCTCATCGATCAGATTAATGCAGACGACGGCTCTGCCGGTAATTTCTAGTACCTGTAAAGCAAGATTGAGATTACGCTCTAGTGATGTTGCATCAAGTACAACAAGCGTTACATCCGGTTGCTCGAAAATAATATAATCTCTGGCTACCTCCTCATCGGCGGAGTTGGAG is part of the Paenibacillus segetis genome and encodes:
- a CDS encoding ferrous iron transporter B gives rise to the protein MESPLATNKGADTLDSLLEAAKKLADGNSIRDDIVSGIYRVSTGICKDTITYRDKKKLNSTNKLDAIVTSKIWGFPIMLGILGVVFWITIAGANYPSSWLASLFGWIEGYLTAGFQAVHAPDWLHGLLVLGLYRGTSWVVSVMLPPMMIFFPVFALLENFGYLPRVAFNMDRLFKKSGGHGKQALTMSMGFGCNAAAILSTRIIESPRERMLAILTNNFVPCNGRWPTLILLSSLFMAGAATTGALRTLSTASVLMGMVLIGITVTLTVSWVMSKTALRGVPTHYTLELPPFRRPHIWKTILVSSKEKSLNVLMRAVVVAAPAGVITWMLGNIFVGGDSILNHMAAFFDPFGQLLGMDGFIIMAFILGLPANEIVLPILLMGYMSSGAMVDIDSLGSIKDVFLAHGWTWLTALSMMLFSLLHYPCGTTLINIYKETKSMKWAVLSAVIPLGIAIGVTFTVAQLVRLFGWV
- a CDS encoding FeoB small GTPase domain-containing protein; the encoded protein is MKQYTVAFAGNPNTGKSTLFNLLTGLRQHTGNWAGKTVISAEGEFTHNNNVYRAIDLPGTYSLYSNSADEEVARDYIIFEQPDVTLVVLDATSLERNLNLALQVLEITGRAVVCINLIDEARKFGIDIDVKAISKRLGVPVVAISARNKIGIEALLDQVERVATGAFTSEPMKITYNDEIEQGIAQLIPMVEGLIGSKYPARWIALRLMDGDSSLLSSLKDNMDSKATSNVKEVVGHGVTACH